Proteins from one Silurus meridionalis isolate SWU-2019-XX chromosome 3, ASM1480568v1, whole genome shotgun sequence genomic window:
- the asb1 gene encoding ankyrin repeat and SOCS box protein 1 isoform X1 translates to MADGGNVLEGEVDDDEPPTMNYPLITVSDLPSTTTAGRNLKEWLQEQFCDKPLEQCEDMRLHNAAYVGDLDTIKTLLQEDSFKQRINEKSVWCCGWLPCTPLRIAATAGHGDCVDFLISHGAEVDLVDVKGQTALYVAVVNGHLECVRILLEAGADPNGSRHHRSTPLYHAARVGRVDILQELIRFNADVDVDHQLGPRPLFSARTLSTLVVCPLYISAAYHHLHCFRLLLEAGANPNYNYTGPVSREALNRGLASCLLDAVLRHGCEPTFVRLLLEHGANPQLVPWEEPDPDAMGRVRVNPEALNFYQEARKHPNRLTHLCRIAIRKVMGKHRLRHISSLPLPDSIKNFLLHRDFCSLS, encoded by the exons ATGGCTGACGGTGGAAATGTGTTGGAAGGGGAAGTAGATGATGATGAGCCGCCCACCATGAACTACCCCCTGATCACAGTGTCTGACCTGCCCAGCACCACCACCGCAG GGCGCAATCTGAAAGAATGGCTTCAAGAGCAGTTCTGTGACAAACCTCTGGAGCAGTGTGAGGACATGCGTCTTCATAACGCTGCCTACGTGGGAGACTTGGACACCATTAAGACCCTGTTGCAGGAAGACAGCTTTAAACA ACGGATCAATGAGAAATCCGTGTGGTGCTGCGGTTGGCTGCCTTGTACACCTCTGCGTATAGCTGCTACTGCTGGTCATGGTGACTGTGTAGACTTCCTCATCAGCCATGGGGCGGAGGTGGACCTGGTGGACGTCAAGGGTCAGACAGCTCTGTATGTGGCTGTGGTTAACGGACACCTGGAATGTGTTCGTATCTTGCTGGAGGCAGGGGCAGACCCAAACGGCAGCAGGCACCACCGCAGCACACCTTTATATCACGCCGCCCGAGTGGGTAGGGTGGATATCTTACAAGAACTGATCAG GTTCAATGCTGATGTGGATGTGGACCACCAGCTGGGACCGAGGCCTCTGTTCAGTGCCCGCACCCTGTCCACACTGGTGGTGTGCCCTCTATACATCAGTGCTGCCTACCATCATTTACACTGCTTCAGGCTGCTTCTGGAAGCTGGAGCCAATCCCAACTACAACTACACTGGACCTGTGAGCCGTGAAGCGCTGAACAGAGGCCTGGCCTCCTGCCTGCTGGATGCTGTGCTTAGACATGGCTGTGAGCCGACCTTCGTTAGACTGCTGCTGGAGCACGGCGCTAATCCACAACTCGTGCCATGGGAGGAACCTGACCCTGATGCTATGGGAAGAGTGCGCGTCAACCCTGAGGCCTTAAACTTCTATCAGGAGGCCAGGA AACATCCAAACAGGTTGACCCATTTGTGTCGCATAGCCATTCGGAAGGTTATGGGCAAACACCGACTGAGGCACATCTCCAGCCTTCCTTTGCCTGATTCTATTAAGAATTTTCTGCTCCATAGAGACTTCTGCTCCCTTTCCTGA
- the asb1 gene encoding ankyrin repeat and SOCS box protein 1 isoform X2, with amino-acid sequence MRLHNAAYVGDLDTIKTLLQEDSFKQRINEKSVWCCGWLPCTPLRIAATAGHGDCVDFLISHGAEVDLVDVKGQTALYVAVVNGHLECVRILLEAGADPNGSRHHRSTPLYHAARVGRVDILQELIRFNADVDVDHQLGPRPLFSARTLSTLVVCPLYISAAYHHLHCFRLLLEAGANPNYNYTGPVSREALNRGLASCLLDAVLRHGCEPTFVRLLLEHGANPQLVPWEEPDPDAMGRVRVNPEALNFYQEARKHPNRLTHLCRIAIRKVMGKHRLRHISSLPLPDSIKNFLLHRDFCSLS; translated from the exons ATGCGTCTTCATAACGCTGCCTACGTGGGAGACTTGGACACCATTAAGACCCTGTTGCAGGAAGACAGCTTTAAACA ACGGATCAATGAGAAATCCGTGTGGTGCTGCGGTTGGCTGCCTTGTACACCTCTGCGTATAGCTGCTACTGCTGGTCATGGTGACTGTGTAGACTTCCTCATCAGCCATGGGGCGGAGGTGGACCTGGTGGACGTCAAGGGTCAGACAGCTCTGTATGTGGCTGTGGTTAACGGACACCTGGAATGTGTTCGTATCTTGCTGGAGGCAGGGGCAGACCCAAACGGCAGCAGGCACCACCGCAGCACACCTTTATATCACGCCGCCCGAGTGGGTAGGGTGGATATCTTACAAGAACTGATCAG GTTCAATGCTGATGTGGATGTGGACCACCAGCTGGGACCGAGGCCTCTGTTCAGTGCCCGCACCCTGTCCACACTGGTGGTGTGCCCTCTATACATCAGTGCTGCCTACCATCATTTACACTGCTTCAGGCTGCTTCTGGAAGCTGGAGCCAATCCCAACTACAACTACACTGGACCTGTGAGCCGTGAAGCGCTGAACAGAGGCCTGGCCTCCTGCCTGCTGGATGCTGTGCTTAGACATGGCTGTGAGCCGACCTTCGTTAGACTGCTGCTGGAGCACGGCGCTAATCCACAACTCGTGCCATGGGAGGAACCTGACCCTGATGCTATGGGAAGAGTGCGCGTCAACCCTGAGGCCTTAAACTTCTATCAGGAGGCCAGGA AACATCCAAACAGGTTGACCCATTTGTGTCGCATAGCCATTCGGAAGGTTATGGGCAAACACCGACTGAGGCACATCTCCAGCCTTCCTTTGCCTGATTCTATTAAGAATTTTCTGCTCCATAGAGACTTCTGCTCCCTTTCCTGA